The sequence TGGATTTATCAAGGAAccacataaaataataattgtaataATAGCAAAAAGGATTAAACTTTCCTCGGGTAAGGACTCGAATCGAACTCAGTAATATCACTATCAAGAGTTAATAGGCTCAAAAAAACATCTGAAATCAAAGATGAACACAACCGAGACACGGCAAGGAAGAAATCCATACCCATCTCCTCGAATTGAATTGAGACTGGAAGAGTTCCAGTATGTCAATATGAAGACAACCTCCCACAATTTTAACCAACGTTCAGCTGAAATTGAATCCACCAGAGGGTACAGTGATGTTGTCCCCTCCAAATTTGAAATTCTGTTGGGATGCATCTCCTGGTGTTGCAGTTTCGTCGTCTTCTTCCAACCAATACGTCTCAAGAATCTTCACTGCCTTCTCATAAATCTCGTTGTTGTCGTGGCTCTGCAAATTCTCAATTTTTTCCAGACCTTCAGCATCATCGATCATTTGTGCATAAAGGTTGACCTCTCCGGTATGACCCAGATTCTTCTCAGCTTCCCCAACCTTTAATATGTTTTCGAGCCCTTCTAAGCACACGGTCACAATTCTTGGGTCGGGGCAGACGAGCAGATCGCACAGAGGCCTGATACATTGTTGACTTACTAGGTACCTGCTCATGAGAAATATAAGTCAATGCAGGCATAGGACACAACATAAAATGGAAGGAACGTTAACAATGGAAGGAACGTTAACACGTTTATCACACTTTATTTGTTCGTGAGTGCCGCCAGATGTTGCATTCGATACAGCCCATGCAGCCTCTTTTTTGACATCAAATTCTGCATTTAGAAGCAATTGCACTAGAGGACCGATGATGTTAGCTTCGATCACAGCCTGCAGATTACAAATGTCACATCCACTATAGATACATGTCGTAGAAAGCAACCATCTGTCTAGAAATTTACAGGAACTTCGGAGAATCCTGGTTGACGTACCTTTCAAATGttagttaaaaattttaaaaccaaattaTACCTGAATTTGCTCTCTGTTCCCGGCTGTGATGTTTGAAATAGTCCAGCAAGCTTCCTTTTTAATGCTCTTCTTGTGGCTACCAGTCAAGAGGTTCACAAGACAGGGTAGCACATCATAGTTTATCATATGCTGGAAAAATTACCAAACTGCTCAGCCAGGATATTGTCACAGGTCCCCACAAAAATTGTGCACTACATTTTTACATTTTAGCAGGATGATATAGAAATCTTCAGTCTTTAACATATCTTAAAAGCGAAAACCACGCTAATTGCAGGTTCAATAATGAATCAAATAATAACATTTGGCTACCTATGTACTGCCAATCAGCAGTACAACTTCACAAATTGAATCCTCAAACTGCAAGACGATTTTCAGCTCTTGAATTACAGTAGAAAGGGAAGTGGAAAAAATAGCATGAGAAGATAAATTTCATCTCATCTTCGAGGATGTAATATGAGCAAATTCATCGAGTAAAAAACAATATAAAGTGTATTTGATtagtttatctttattttttaagacTGAAGGTAGGTGTGTGACAGCCTTACTAGAGTACTGTTTTGCAATATTAAATGAAATTAGAATTATCTCCTTCCCCCACCAAAGAAATAAGAATCAATCCTTCGAACCAAAAGCCATCTGACAACCATTTCACTACATGCCAATTAAGCTTCTCCAACTTTAAACAATGGCTGGAAAGACCAACATTGTTGACCAACTCCAATAGAAAACAGAAACTAGAGTTACAAAGACAACTTAGCACTTTTCATGATTGAATAAGAAACCACAATTAAGGGAGAAGGAAAAGGAAGATCATAAGATCACCGCAAGTAATTTCCCTTTGCTTGATGATTAATGAGTTATGCCAGTAGATGAGCCCTAATAAAgtttatttatatgtattttgtAAATTCTTCTATAGAACAGGCCAAttagtttttattaaaaatcgaAATATAGGTCCTCAAGCAGGAAATAAAAAAAGTGCTAGTCCAAGTGAATTATCATATGCTTCCGATTGTACCTGAGTTTGTATATCATCTCCAGTGACAATATTTCCAACTGTTCGAAGGGCAGGGATAAGAACGGAAGGGGACAAGTGGCTGTAATGTCTGAATATTTCATTCATAAAGCACGTCATAAAGAAGCCAGAACTGTAAGctttatatgaaaataaataaaaattaacaataGCCACTAACAGCAATAACTCGACTAAGCGGGGACACACTCCAGAGTCAATCACAGCTTGAATTTTATCATTTGTTCCATCTGAGAGATATGAGAGTGCCCAACAAGCATCAGTCAAAACTTCTTCATCCATTGAGTGAACAAGCTGCCGAAGAATTGGAAGTGCAGGTCTTGTCTGTATATAAAGCCAATAAAATCATGAAACATTCTTCAAATGGTCCGCGATCAAGATTATCTTTATTCATCAAAAAATTAGAATGTACACAATTAAATGTAAATGGTACACACGTAGATAATAAGCTTGAAAATTACAGGTTATAATAAGAATTTTGTAGAAGAAACAATCTGTGCACAACTGCTTTAGTAAGTGAATGGAGTAGAAACTCTACCAGAAAAATCATTAAAAGAACTAAAGGTATATTTGGTTTCATATTCCGTACCCGATCTTCCATTCTTGACAACGAAATCAAACATCAGAACCTCGTTGCCATTTTCATTTCACAACACAATGTCACCAATTCTAAGATATCTAAATATAAGCACACTTTTCAGTTTACTTTTCACCACTccacaaaaatatattattacaaCTAGTGGTCCTATGCACATTGATTTTGTTTAACATTTTGTGgcaatttataattatattcatTAGAGCCACTTTTTGGTAAGATTCATCATGATTAGTTAGACTAGTTAATCTCAGGAGCGCATGCTATATAATATAGTTACAGATATTATAATTTAACCCACTATACTAttccttaaaatttaaaaatcctaCACTCCATTAAAAGAACATATACTTATAATGTCGTATTACTAACTTAACATAACATTACCGGTAAAAATTTAATCCAGAAAACAAAACTAAACATGCATTAGATTCTCTACCACTTTTTCCCAAAAACAGATTCACAGGACACCAAAACGAAACAGAACCAGGCTCTGATTTTTCAACTTTGGAAGGTAGATTGGATAGCTGACGAAGAAATAAAATTGAAGACACATTGAAATCTCAAGGACATAAACAAATTACActgaattataaattttatgaaattcTTCATAAAAACCCAGAAGAAAAAACCTGATCTCGACCTGAATGATAACAAATGCTTCACGCTCATAACATTTAACACTGAACATCTATTTCTCAGAGACAAAACCTGTTCAAATGCAGGCTGTGGCTTGCCTCTGCAAAAATTGGATAACGTCCAGGTAGCATTTCTGAGCATAGATAACTTAGCATGTTCATTTAGCTGAGCCAGCAAAGGAGCCAAAGCTCCATGGCCAAGTACAAGATCTCGACAATTTGGTGAATCACCAGCTACATTTCCCAAAGCCCATACAGCCTTAACAATAGAATAGAACACATATATCAGTACAAGTAAAATTCTCAAACACAAAAAACAACAGTTGAATTGTTGATCTTTAAAAGGACTAAATAATTTCTTATCATAAGCTCACACCTGCTCCCGCACTTCATCACTTGGAGAACTAAGAAGTTTCACAAAAATTGGGACAGCTCCATGATCAATTACAACCTTAGTGTGCTCAGAAGTCCCAGAAGCAATGTTCGTCAGTGCCCAAGCTGCCTCAAACTACATTAAGTTtagaataattaaaatcaaaatgtaTAGCGTGCCTAAAGAGCAATAAAAGACATTACAtactttataaaatatatttctaaaGTGTACCTGAAGTTGTGGGAAGTTCTCATTCATCAGAAATTCGACGAGGCGAGGAACAACTCCTGATTGAATTACCTCCTGAATTGGAGGACTGCGCTCTGGCAAACAATGTCATTGAAAAAGAATTGTTCAGTAACTAGAAACtgggaaattaaatttttttaaataagttaattAAACAAGCATATTCTCACCAATAGAAAGTAATTTGCGGAACTGCGTGGTGGCCTCAAGCTGTCTATTGGCATCATCTGTCCAAACACTAGCAACCATTGATGGTAGATTTTCTAACCCAACCTGCAATTTCAAGTCAATCAATGAGAAAATTGTGAAACAGGTACGTGATGagcaatattttttatacactAGTttgaaaaactatataattCCCATGTAGAGAAAAGCCTTTTAACAAGAAATCCAAATTCTCCAACATAAATAGATCCAAACCAAGAAGGAAATAATCGATTAATTACTACAGGACAAGTTATAGTGGACTTGTTTAtaagataaataaaagaaaattaatgaaaaaacacCAATCACTATTATGAAGCCCTAACAGTTGATGCAATCCTGCAAACTTCACACGCAAAACCATAAAACTAAAACTATTATTCCAATAATTGAACCAGCAGAAAGACTAACTCAGCTATCCACTATCAATCGATAGCTAAAGAAACAATCGCGACAAGATCAAGCGACTATAGAAAAAATCCAAAGGGGTTCCGCACGTTAAATTTATCATCGAAAACCCTAGTAACCACTAAAAACCAAACGAAATAACACAAATAACATAAGATAACAGTAAACAGATTTCACTTCCAaccttaaaataataaaaacaaacaaaaaataacaGATAATTCGAATAGACAGGAGCTTCACAAGTgcaataattaattttcaacTTTACACCTTTTTCTCGCCGGTGCCGGCTTGAACAGGAACAGGGTACAACTGGTTGCCTTGGGTTCCTTCTCTACGCTTCTTCTGAAGAGACTCTTCCCTGCGGTTCTTGCGAATCTCCACCATGTTGTCCTCTCTCCGCCGGCGTCCCTCCTCCGCGTCCACCGCCACTTTATACCTGTTGCGGCGGACCTCAACCCTGGAATTGGGCCTCAACGACATCGTTTCAGGTATAGCAAAAGTTCACTTCTACAACTTTGGGAATTATCAAATTCGAATTGGGAGCACAGTGGCGAGTGGAGTGCGAGGGGTATTTATATGGAGTTTACCTGGTGAGAGTTTGAATAATGAGTCACGGATCAGCAGATATTTACGGAAATGGGATTTCAAATTTGAATCTGTAGCTGAGGGAAAATCTTGGATTTGAATGGTGTTATGGCACTTAACTTGCCAAAGCCCATTCAGCCAATCATTTCCCAAACACGAATTTTAATacagtttttttaattaatatcaatcaaactttagtttaaatttaaataatgttaaaaaattaaattcaattactGTATTGATGTAAATAATCATTTGTTTATATATACACTATGCATACTATACTATacgtattttttttatatataccaTCTGCGTAAACTCGACATATTGTATCGATAGAAAGAAACACGTATTAATATGTATATTCAATAAGTGAGATATTCGTCAAAAATCACTTGGCTTGATATCATAGGCTCTCTTGTTTATGGAAGAGATGGTAAGTTCTTGTGATGTATGTATTTGAAAAACGTACCATATTCAACTGAGTCTTGAGTCGAGTGGTTCAAGTAGATATAACTATAATTTAATTCATCGGAGATTGTAACGCTGCTTTATTCATGTAAAATGTGAATTCGACAAGAAGTTGAGACAAGTTTTTCTTGAAAATCAATTGTATTCAACATCATTTACCAATTATTGCATTTGAAAAAGAACATGCACCAGATCTCATTATTCCTAAACCATAGCCTTGCGGAAAATTGATTATGATCATTTAATGCTTCAAAAATAGAACCATTTACTACATTACTACATTATTGTTATTCGTGAATCAAGAAACAAAGATGAAGCATAAATTTGATCTCCCCCCATTGACTGACAACAAGAAAATTGTAAGTAAGACAACAAAAAATCTACCAGGGATGTAGATTTAATCCAATGTTTTCCACACTATACAGAAGTCCCCAAGGTAGGCCTGTCATTCCCTTGAGTCAATATATACACAATCGTAAAAAAAATGGATCGCCATTTGgtattgataaaattaattagaaatttcTATAAGATTGAGTTGACTAGGAAATTTGAAATTCCCACTCTTCCACTTTGTTTTATGAGTTTCCAATGCTTAAATGTGACCAAGAGGTGGTAGGAGAAAAGAAAGAGATCGAGTTCACGGTTAAAAGATTATTGTCTTCAGAACTAAGAGAACTAACATGACGAAGCACATGATGACGAGAACTGAGGCGCACATAACCATACCGCCTTGTTTTTGGGATCTCTCGGCCTgcatttcaaaatttatcaatCAACGACAGGGAACAGTAAACAAATATCTGTTTGAAATAAGAAGTGGATTTCGAAAGTGTGACGACCTTCTGGAGCTGTTTCAGGCCCTCGTCAACGGATGCTGCAACATTTTGTATGTTGTAATCTATCCGGTCAACAATAGTCCCCTGATATGAAAAATTAATTACAAGGGAATTAATCAAAGTTCAAAAGACTATTACAAGATTAGCAGGAGAAGATTTGTATAGAAGTTGCCACGCCTCTGACCTGATCAATCACCAAAACTGACAAATCCTTCATAATTTGGGCAAGTTCATTGACTGATTCTGCCACCTTTTagcaaaaaataacatttaaatgaaTTAGTATCTGATCagcatgttttaatttttttttaaaataaagaggAAACGAAAAGGAAAAACTAGACTGGTGTGTCACACCTGCTGAATTTCTCTCTCCCTTTCAGCGGTGAGTGCCTCGCTTTTTTTTAACTTTGCCATTTGATGCTCGTTAAATCCCTAATGATATTTACAcagaaacaaaatttaaatcatgtaaaatttgtctttcaaataataattaggAAACTATCAGAAAAATGCCAAAAcaaggaattgattatgaattaGGATGCCAAAACTAAATCTATTGTGAATGGAATTTGAATTGATGGATCAGTGGAATAATCTCCCGAGGAAGTAAAAGATGGCGTTGTTTGAATATCAGAATAATTTGTCTTAGGTCGGGACTTAGATATAACAACACTTAATCCTCAGAACCTATTGTCGAAGTATATGAACAGGACATATTTTTGGAGAAAAAACTATGGGAGAATTTAAGTTATCTTTTGTAAGATGTGGGAACTCATAGACAcatcaaaatatgaaaatttaggtAGACAGTTAAAAGGTTGAGAAGTGGTTAACTTTTTTAGGTCAAGGATTAGGTGCCTCTCAATTAATGCTTAATCACTCTATTCAGGCCTCTAGAGTCTTTTGTTATGGCTCATTATGTATTGTTGACCAAAAATTGTCTATTTGAGTTTTATAACTTGGTTGTTGAAAACATCAAATCATACtaccaaggagattgagaaaATAGAATACATGGAACCGATCCAATCCTACAGAATATACGCCAGAGAGTAAACAATTCATGTAAGCCTACCTATTTATGTATTCTGGTCTAATCGTCTATGCATATGATAAAGAGAAAATAGTAAGAAGTTTTCGTCAAACACAAACTAAATTCACATACTATCTCATCAAATTCCTCGTCATTCCTCCTGTAATGGTTTCCATTCAGGTTCATTTCTAAATCAACTCCATCTGGACCCTGTATGAAATGGCAAGATGTTAAAAAAATTGGCATCATGTGCAATCACCAATGGGAAGCATAGAACAGTTCAGTAGGTGAGAGTAAAATAAAACACTTCCAATCATAGTGGAGAGTTGATTAATTCACTGAAACAGAATTGTACGTCCAGATATCGTGCGTCTTGAATCCATAAAATTCTATTCTACCATGAATTTAAATACCTCTTTCTGTTGTCGAAGTCGGTTCAAATATGTGGACTGTTTCCTACGAAGCTCCATTGAGAGGGTTTGAAGGTCTGTTGCAAGGGAACGCTGTCAAAACATTAACTTATATTAAACACAACCTTCCAAACAATAACTGAAATGATTGAACTTATCAATAATTTTCCATTGAATAGAGAAATTCTACCAGTATGTAGTGTGAACTATACATTTACATGCCCAGCAAAAGCAGAATTTCCATGACCAATAAGAAATATTACATTTATGATTCTCAAGAATGCCAAATTAACAACATATGAAACATATATGAGCAAGTTAAACAAAGTTCCTACATTGCATGGGAGAGGTATCCAAAAAAGGGACACATGATGGGGACAATATAACAATATAGAGTTACTTGCTTCATTCCACATTCATTGTATAACGGGTGAAATTTCCCAAGTGTTTCAGTGAAATGGGAAGCAAAGAATATAATAACAGAAAGTTTGTTGCTTCCTTCCACACCATATATTTGAAATACTCAGAAGTTTCTCCTGTAATACGATGAATGtgaaataagattttttttatataaaaaaaacaatagtgCTTCTTTTAATTGCATTCACCATCATTCATTTTTTCAACTGGAAGTACAAAGATCATGGCTCATGTGGTACATCTGACAGAATTACTGAATTAGCATAAAAGTTTTGTCAGATTACATCAGGCACCAGCTCGGATTTGGTACATCATATAAACAATCATACTGGCTGCTTCTTAACAGTATATAATGTATGTTTCATCACCTTGTAGTTGGTGCTAGACAAGCAATAACAATATAGACCTCACCATTcactataattttatttagaaattgaAACCTTTGCACATAGATAACATCAAAATCTTGCACACCAATTTGGGCTTTTGCATATAACATCAAAACCCTTTTTCTATGCAATTCAGACAATACCTGGACATTTTTCCTGATGTTTGAATCCTCTGAAGGCCCACCAGAAGAGAATTTTTGCAAtcttttttctgatttttttaaaagatcagTTATCTCATGAGTGAGAGCCTCAATACGGTGTTGATCTTCTTTACCATCTCCAAATGAAGGCATCAGAGCCTTGGCATGAGCCTTGGCTAACTCACCCATTTTTCCCCTTACAAGTTGTATATTAGATGCTATTTCTTCAGACACATCCACCCATGCTGGTGGTAGACCTACTGCAACTGTACCCCTACTGTAGCGCAAAACAATGTAAGAATCTGCCAACGGAATCTTAATCGTTACAGGAAATAGGAACTTAGTTTGGGCTCCGAAGAAAATTCGTTGTCATTGatagagaaaaataaataactaaaaagGTGCTTAATTTACTTTAACAAGCATCGACACCTTCTTCCTTCAATTTAGAAAGCAGAGAAACCTAGTAGATGGATCATCTAAAATACACTTTTTTCCAAGCATAAGAATCTTAGCATATCCACTAAACGAGCACATCTGTCAGGATTACTTCATGGAGATATGCTAAGCTCATCTTCAGCAGGACTCAAACATATTAGTCGCCTTAGCTACCAAGGTATAGTAAACTTAAGAGCATCCGAAGAATCAATCATAAAATGAGTAATTCCATGCCTATTCGTACATCATATAAAATCAACCGGTAAATTAATCACATCACATTAAAATTTTCGTCAGttgttattaaatatataagaaCCTCTCAATCAAcgaaatcaaatcatttcacaAAATTTTGTAGACTTTACTCTCAAACATCGAATTTCAATCACTTAAAAAATCCCAATTCACTGAAAAGTGAACAGAAAAGGTAGAAACTCATAAGTCAAATCACAAAATTAAGATAATACCTGGAGGTTCCGGGATCTTCAGTACTTAAAGGAGCATAAGATCGACCATGGTTAAGTAAAGACGCAGTTGACAGCTCGATCACCGGACCTACGCCGCCCGAACTAGACGGAGACAATCCCGCCGGAACTCTGACACTCTTTAatgcgtccctgtactttctatACAAAATGGTCCGATTCCTCGTCGCCATTCACCAATaattcaatatttctcacagttttttgacaaaaattatatgaaaaagcGATACAATATTGAATTCAAAATAGATCTAAGAACGATGGTAGGCCGGTGAGATCAATGCAATTAAGGTACCTTCGAAAGGAACATTTACTTAGATTTCACAATTTTGGGCCCAAATTGGGCCTTTTGTAATTAAGTGATTTGGGCAACTTACCACCTGCATTTAATTTTGATGATGTAAACCGGGTGAACCCGGTCCAATGCGATAACCCGCAGCCCCATGAATCTCgtataatttatcatattttggaTTTTAGTTCTCCAAATATGTAAtttagattattattttttgttttcagtCATATTTCGACGGATTATTGACGTGATATCGGAAAATGACAGTGTGACGTTGGTAATCAAACATCGCGAATTGGACATGTTAATGTGGAGACAATTCCGTTTTTTTTCCAAAGTTATGGAAAAACATTTTGTCTCATTTTGTTGGATTAACTAATCAGATTTGATAATTATGAgagtaataattttaatttctccAAGAAAAAGTCCAACATATATTCtaattcacaaaaactcttgtgagacggtctcacagatcaatttcgtgggtcaaaTATCttgtttgggtcatccatgaaaaagtattattttttatgctaagaatattgctttttattatgaatatctgtagggttgactcgtctcacagataaaaattcgtgagaccgtctcacaagagacttactcattcTAATTTTATAAGAAGATATTTACCCAAATTCAAGTAATTAACAAACTATGTTATGCTTTCGCAATTTGTATTTTCTAACAAGAAACATATACTAACTGACCAATTGTTCCACGGGATTGAAAGTAGTAACCGAAGAAACTAAAACGTAACCTATAAACCTTACGAAATGTTTTCTAACTTCTTCCAACGACCACAACAAATCAATCCAAATTCTTGATGTGAGATGacttaatttatattttctcaaaaatcatcgTAATTTTGTTAAATTGAAAGCGAAAATGACAAAATTGGTCATATAAGTTGTATTACTTTCGTCAACGATCTTATCTCGcttataattttaatcatttttccacgtctcataaaatcttaaaattagCAATGTAAGCTTGCAcatgtataatatatatttatgtataccAAAACTTACAAAACTATTTGTATTGTCAATCCATAgatacacacatacacacatgtttgtgtgtgtgtgtacataTATATGCAAGTGTGAATCATATATAACGTCAAACA comes from Primulina huaijiensis isolate GDHJ02 chromosome 17, ASM1229523v2, whole genome shotgun sequence and encodes:
- the LOC140963580 gene encoding importin subunit alpha-1-like; translation: MSLRPNSRVEVRRNRYKVAVDAEEGRRRREDNMVEIRKNRREESLQKKRREGTQGNQLYPVPVQAGTGEKKVGLENLPSMVASVWTDDANRQLEATTQFRKLLSIERSPPIQEVIQSGVVPRLVEFLMNENFPQLQFEAAWALTNIASGTSEHTKVVIDHGAVPIFVKLLSSPSDEVREQAVWALGNVAGDSPNCRDLVLGHGALAPLLAQLNEHAKLSMLRNATWTLSNFCRGKPQPAFEQTRPALPILRQLVHSMDEEVLTDACWALSYLSDGTNDKIQAVIDSGVCPRLVELLLHYSHLSPSVLIPALRTVGNIVTGDDIQTQHMINYDVLPCLVNLLTGSHKKSIKKEACWTISNITAGNREQIQAVIEANIIGPLVQLLLNAEFDVKKEAAWAVSNATSGGTHEQIKYLVSQQCIRPLCDLLVCPDPRIVTVCLEGLENILKVGEAEKNLGHTGEVNLYAQMIDDAEGLEKIENLQSHDNNEIYEKAVKILETYWLEEDDETATPGDASQQNFKFGGDNITVPSGGFNFS
- the LOC140962267 gene encoding syntaxin-43-like isoform X2, which produces MATRNRTILYRKYRDALKSVRVPAGLSPSSSGGVGPVIELSTASLLNHGRSYAPLSTEDPGTSRGTVAVGLPPAWVDVSEEIASNIQLVRGKMGELAKAHAKALMPSFGDGKEDQHRIEALTHEITDLLKKSEKRLQKFSSGGPSEDSNIRKNVQRSLATDLQTLSMELRRKQSTYLNRLRQQKEGPDGVDLEMNLNGNHYRRNDEEFDEIGFNEHQMAKLKKSEALTAEREREIQQVAESVNELAQIMKDLSVLVIDQGTIVDRIDYNIQNVAASVDEGLKQLQKAERSQKQGGMVMCASVLVIMCFVMLVLLVLKTIIF
- the LOC140962267 gene encoding syntaxin-43-like isoform X1; amino-acid sequence: MATRNRTILYRKYRDALKSVRVPAGLSPSSSGGVGPVIELSTASLLNHGRSYAPLSTEDPGTSSRGTVAVGLPPAWVDVSEEIASNIQLVRGKMGELAKAHAKALMPSFGDGKEDQHRIEALTHEITDLLKKSEKRLQKFSSGGPSEDSNIRKNVQRSLATDLQTLSMELRRKQSTYLNRLRQQKEGPDGVDLEMNLNGNHYRRNDEEFDEIGFNEHQMAKLKKSEALTAEREREIQQVAESVNELAQIMKDLSVLVIDQGTIVDRIDYNIQNVAASVDEGLKQLQKAERSQKQGGMVMCASVLVIMCFVMLVLLVLKTIIF